Proteins from a single region of Streptomyces griseiscabiei:
- a CDS encoding amino acid ABC transporter permease: protein MTVVKDEPGREDADGDGAPPAGDDDYVPSRRRLDRERYKRDRARRATAVAALSTLVTAVVLYLVVVNAPGWPRTRETFFSAEYAREALPKVLEGLWLNVRLLLVCGVAVLALGMLIAIARTLRGPVFFPLRALAAAYTDFFRGLPLIINLMIVVLGVPALRLQGVTVDPVLLGGTALTLTYSAYVAEVFRAGIESVHPSQRAAARSLGLTNRQALRHVVLPQAVRRQVPPLLNDLVSLQKDTGLVSIGGAIDAVRAADIIVGRSLNYTPYIVAGLVFVALTIPMTRFTDWITARMDRQRAQGGTT from the coding sequence GTGACGGTCGTGAAGGACGAGCCCGGCCGGGAGGACGCGGACGGCGACGGCGCCCCACCCGCCGGGGACGACGACTACGTCCCCTCGCGACGACGGCTCGACCGGGAGCGCTACAAGCGCGACCGGGCCCGTCGCGCCACCGCCGTCGCCGCCCTGTCGACCCTGGTCACGGCCGTCGTCCTCTATCTGGTCGTCGTCAACGCGCCCGGCTGGCCGCGCACCAGGGAGACGTTCTTCAGCGCGGAGTACGCGCGCGAGGCGCTCCCCAAGGTCCTCGAAGGACTGTGGCTCAACGTACGGCTGCTGCTGGTCTGCGGTGTCGCCGTGCTCGCCCTCGGCATGCTCATCGCGATCGCGCGCACCCTGCGCGGCCCGGTGTTCTTCCCGCTGCGGGCACTGGCCGCCGCGTACACCGACTTCTTCCGGGGGCTGCCGCTGATCATCAATCTGATGATCGTGGTGCTGGGGGTCCCCGCGCTCCGGCTCCAGGGCGTGACCGTCGACCCGGTACTGCTCGGCGGCACCGCGCTGACCCTCACCTACTCGGCGTACGTCGCCGAGGTGTTCCGGGCCGGCATCGAGTCCGTGCACCCCTCGCAGCGCGCGGCGGCCCGCTCGCTGGGCCTCACCAACCGGCAGGCGCTGCGGCACGTCGTGCTCCCCCAGGCGGTACGCCGTCAGGTGCCGCCGCTCCTCAACGACCTGGTGTCGCTGCAGAAGGACACCGGTCTGGTCTCGATCGGCGGTGCGATCGACGCCGTACGCGCCGCCGACATCATCGTGGGCCGCAGCCTCAACTACACGCCGTACATCGTCGCGGGACTGGTCTTCGTCGCCCTGACCATCCCGATGACCCGCTTCACCGACTGGATCACGGCCCGGATGGACCGGCAGCGGGCGCAGGGAGGGACGACATGA
- a CDS encoding amino acid ABC transporter ATP-binding protein produces MSDTRESAGPVDAAEDAPVLRMESVRKTFGGSVVLRDVDLEVAPHTVTALIGASGSGKSTLLRCANLLEDIDDGAIWLDGEEITDPRADQDAVRRRIGVVFQSYNLFPHMTVLDNITLAPRRVHGVPRAEAEGRARELLERLGLGGKAGAYPDRLSGGQQQRVAIVRALAVRPRLLLLDEITAALDPELVGEVLNVVRDLKADGMTMVLATHEMGFARDVADQVCFLDGGVVLERGTAEQLFGDPRQERTRRFLRRIVEAGRL; encoded by the coding sequence ATGAGCGACACCCGGGAGAGCGCGGGGCCGGTGGACGCCGCGGAGGACGCCCCCGTGCTGCGGATGGAGTCCGTCCGCAAGACCTTCGGCGGCTCGGTCGTGCTGCGGGACGTCGATCTGGAGGTGGCCCCGCACACCGTGACCGCGCTGATCGGCGCCTCCGGGTCCGGCAAGTCGACGCTGCTGCGCTGCGCCAATCTGCTGGAGGACATCGACGACGGGGCGATCTGGCTGGACGGCGAGGAGATCACCGATCCCCGTGCGGACCAGGACGCGGTACGGCGCCGGATCGGCGTGGTCTTCCAGTCGTACAACCTGTTCCCGCACATGACGGTGCTGGACAACATCACCCTGGCGCCGCGCCGGGTGCACGGCGTCCCCCGCGCGGAGGCCGAGGGACGGGCCCGTGAACTCCTGGAGCGGCTCGGGCTGGGCGGGAAGGCCGGCGCCTACCCCGACCGGCTCAGCGGCGGCCAGCAGCAGCGTGTGGCGATCGTGCGCGCCCTGGCCGTACGCCCCCGGCTGCTGCTCCTCGACGAGATCACCGCGGCCCTCGATCCGGAGCTGGTCGGCGAGGTCCTGAACGTCGTCCGCGATCTGAAGGCCGACGGCATGACGATGGTGCTGGCCACCCACGAGATGGGCTTCGCCCGTGACGTCGCCGACCAGGTGTGTTTCCTGGACGGGGGCGTGGTGCTGGAACGCGGTACGGCGGAGCAGTTGTTCGGCGACCCGCGGCAGGAACGCACCCGGCGGTTCCTGCGACGGATCGTGGAGGCGGGCCGCCTGTAA
- the aroQ gene encoding type II 3-dehydroquinate dehydratase yields MPRSLAQAPIMILNGPNLNLLGQRQPEIYGSDTLADVEAMCAKAAAAHGGTVDFRQSNHEGELVDWIHEARLNHSGIVINPGAYSHTSVAILDALNTCDGLPVLEVHISNIHKRETFRHHSYVSLRADGVVAGCGVQGYVFGVERVAALAGAGKAEA; encoded by the coding sequence GTGCCCCGCAGCCTGGCCCAAGCCCCGATCATGATTCTCAACGGCCCCAACCTGAACCTCCTGGGGCAGCGGCAGCCCGAGATCTACGGTTCCGACACGCTCGCCGACGTCGAGGCGATGTGCGCGAAGGCGGCGGCCGCGCACGGGGGCACGGTGGACTTCCGGCAGTCCAACCACGAGGGCGAACTGGTCGACTGGATCCACGAGGCACGGCTGAACCACAGCGGCATCGTCATCAACCCCGGCGCCTACTCGCACACCTCCGTGGCGATCCTCGACGCCCTCAACACCTGCGACGGGCTGCCGGTGCTGGAGGTGCACATCTCCAACATCCACAAGCGGGAGACGTTCCGGCACCACTCGTACGTCTCGCTGCGCGCCGACGGGGTCGTCGCCGGGTGCGGGGTGCAGGGCTATGTGTTCGGCGTGGAGCGGGTGGCCGCGCTGGCGGGGGCGGGGAAGGCCGAGGCGTAA
- a CDS encoding S66 family peptidase, with the protein MTSPSYPPKPSPGDRVAVVSPGAGLPELFPRPFELGLERLREEYGLVPVEYPTTRKMGTTAWERADDLHAAFADPDIKAVFTSIGGDDQITVLPYLDRELLRAHPKPFFGMSDNTNLLAYLYSTGIVGYHGGTVMTSLGRSVAMDPLTADSLRAALFTSGPYELRPAERFNDVNRDWADPATFDAEPETVPGAGWTWVNADRVVEGRSWGGCLEILGWLLMADREVPRDPSVFDGGVLFLETSEELPSGEEVFRTLRNMGERGLLRRFSALLMGRPKAWSFEQPNTPEEAARYTAGQREAVLRAMRTYAPDTTIVFDVDLGHTDPQLVIPYGGAIRVDGPARRISVTY; encoded by the coding sequence ATGACCTCGCCCTCGTACCCTCCCAAGCCCTCCCCCGGCGACCGCGTGGCCGTCGTCTCGCCCGGCGCAGGTCTGCCCGAGCTGTTCCCCCGCCCGTTCGAACTGGGCCTGGAGCGGCTGCGCGAGGAGTACGGCCTCGTACCGGTCGAGTATCCGACGACGCGGAAGATGGGCACGACGGCATGGGAGAGGGCCGACGACCTGCACGCGGCCTTCGCAGACCCGGACATCAAGGCGGTGTTCACCTCGATCGGCGGCGACGACCAGATCACCGTCCTGCCGTATCTGGACCGGGAGTTGCTGCGGGCCCACCCCAAGCCGTTCTTCGGCATGAGCGACAACACCAACCTGCTGGCGTACCTGTACAGCACCGGGATCGTCGGCTATCACGGCGGGACCGTGATGACCTCGCTGGGCAGATCCGTCGCCATGGACCCGCTGACCGCCGACTCCCTGCGCGCCGCCCTGTTCACCTCGGGGCCGTACGAACTGCGGCCCGCCGAACGCTTCAACGACGTCAACCGCGACTGGGCCGACCCGGCGACCTTCGACGCGGAGCCGGAGACCGTCCCCGGCGCCGGATGGACCTGGGTGAACGCCGACCGCGTGGTGGAGGGCCGGAGTTGGGGCGGGTGCCTGGAGATCCTCGGCTGGCTGCTGATGGCCGACCGCGAGGTGCCGCGCGACCCTTCCGTGTTCGACGGCGGTGTGCTCTTCCTGGAGACCTCGGAGGAACTGCCGAGCGGCGAGGAGGTCTTCCGCACCCTGCGCAACATGGGCGAGCGCGGTCTGCTCCGGCGCTTCTCCGCGCTTCTGATGGGGCGCCCCAAGGCCTGGTCCTTCGAGCAGCCCAACACCCCGGAGGAAGCGGCCCGTTACACGGCCGGACAGCGGGAGGCCGTCCTGCGCGCGATGCGGACGTACGCCCCCGACACCACGATCGTCTTCGACGTGGACCTTGGGCACACCGATCCCCAGCTCGTCATCCCCTACGGGGGCGCGATCCGGGTGGACGGGCCCGCCCGGCGCATCTCGGTGACCTACTGA
- a CDS encoding MFS transporter: protein MLRLASASLAGTAIEFYDFFVYGTAAALVLGPLFFPTFSPLAGTLAAFATFGVGFVARPLGSVLFGHIGDRHGRRPVLVASLLLTGGATVAVGCVPTFDSIGVAAPFLLLVLRFLQGLGLGGEWGGAVLLTAEHAPADRRGLWSSFPQVGPAVGFLLANGVMLALSASLTEAQFAAWGWRVPFWAAGVLAVAGLWLRSSLTESPQFLRIDEPARVPLAEVARDHWRLVLLTAGALAIGYAVFYAVTTWSLAYGTERLGVSRTVMLTCIMGAVVVKGALTPVAAVLGDRYGRRPLCLIGCTVTVLWMFPMVALLATGEPLLIFFGFLVAMLAFVTMFAVIAAYLPELYEPRVRCTGAAVGYNLGGVLGGALTPIVATAVAQGGRVPWGVGAYLTGIALLSLGCFALLPETRPVPLATTAAEAEAAAG, encoded by the coding sequence ATGCTGCGCCTCGCGTCCGCCTCGCTCGCCGGGACGGCCATCGAGTTCTACGACTTCTTCGTCTACGGGACGGCGGCGGCCCTCGTCCTGGGGCCGCTGTTCTTCCCGACGTTCTCGCCGCTGGCCGGAACCCTCGCGGCCTTCGCGACCTTCGGGGTCGGCTTCGTGGCGCGACCGCTCGGTTCGGTGCTGTTCGGGCACATCGGGGACCGGCACGGGCGGCGGCCGGTGCTCGTCGCCTCGCTGCTGCTGACCGGCGGCGCGACCGTCGCCGTCGGCTGCGTCCCCACGTTCGACTCGATCGGTGTGGCCGCCCCCTTCCTCCTTCTCGTCCTGCGCTTCCTGCAGGGGCTCGGGCTGGGCGGGGAGTGGGGCGGCGCGGTGCTGCTGACGGCGGAGCACGCGCCGGCCGATCGGCGCGGACTGTGGTCGAGCTTCCCCCAGGTCGGGCCGGCGGTGGGGTTCCTGCTGGCCAACGGGGTGATGCTGGCGCTGTCGGCGAGCCTGACGGAGGCGCAGTTCGCCGCCTGGGGGTGGCGGGTGCCGTTCTGGGCGGCGGGCGTCCTGGCCGTCGCGGGGCTGTGGCTGCGCTCGTCGCTCACCGAGAGCCCGCAGTTCCTGCGGATCGACGAGCCCGCGCGCGTGCCGCTCGCCGAGGTGGCGCGCGACCACTGGCGGCTCGTCCTGCTGACGGCCGGCGCGCTCGCGATCGGGTACGCGGTGTTCTACGCGGTGACGACCTGGTCCCTCGCGTACGGCACCGAGCGGCTCGGCGTCAGCCGCACCGTCATGCTGACCTGCATCATGGGCGCCGTGGTGGTGAAGGGCGCCCTGACACCGGTGGCCGCGGTGCTCGGCGACCGGTACGGGCGGCGCCCGCTGTGCCTGATCGGCTGCACCGTCACCGTGCTGTGGATGTTTCCGATGGTCGCGCTGCTGGCGACCGGTGAACCCCTGCTGATCTTCTTCGGTTTCCTGGTGGCGATGCTGGCGTTCGTCACGATGTTCGCCGTCATCGCCGCGTACCTGCCGGAGCTGTACGAACCCCGGGTGCGCTGCACGGGCGCCGCGGTCGGCTACAACCTCGGCGGGGTGCTCGGCGGGGCGCTGACCCCGATCGTGGCCACCGCCGTGGCCCAGGGCGGTCGGGTGCCCTGGGGTGTCGGCGCGTATCTCACCGGGATCGCCCTGCTGAGTCTGGGCTGCTTCGCCCTGCTGCCGGAGACCCGCCCGGTCCCTCTCGCGACGACGGCGGCGGAGGCGGAGGCCGCCGCGGGGTGA
- a CDS encoding calcium:proton antiporter, whose protein sequence is MLARLRSLTTRWTDAVPVAAVVLLALTWGRDLPPAGVALVTLVLAGAVLAAVHHAEVVAHRVGEPFGSLVLAVAVTIIEVALIVTLMLDGGDKSATLARDTVFAAVMITCNGIVGICLLVASLRHGLAVFNPEGTGAALATVATLATLSLVLPTFTTSKPGPEFSTAQLTFAALSSLALYGLFVATQTVRHRDYFLPITRLGEVIAEDDHAEAPSARTARISLGLLGLALVGVVGLAKGVSPTIESGVDAAGLPHAVVGVVIALLVLLPETIAALRAARRDRVQTSLNLALGSAMASIGLTIPAVALASVWLSGPLVLGLGATHMVLLALTVVVASLTVVPGRATPLQGGVHLVLFAAYLELAVNP, encoded by the coding sequence ATGCTCGCTCGGCTCCGGTCGCTCACGACGCGATGGACTGATGCCGTCCCGGTGGCCGCGGTCGTCCTGCTCGCTCTCACCTGGGGACGTGATCTGCCCCCCGCGGGCGTCGCCCTGGTGACGCTGGTGCTCGCGGGAGCCGTACTCGCCGCCGTCCACCACGCCGAGGTCGTCGCCCACCGTGTCGGCGAGCCGTTCGGCTCCCTCGTCCTCGCCGTCGCCGTCACGATCATCGAGGTCGCGCTGATCGTCACCCTGATGCTCGACGGCGGTGACAAGAGCGCCACCCTCGCCCGTGACACCGTCTTCGCCGCCGTGATGATCACCTGTAACGGCATCGTCGGCATCTGTCTGCTCGTCGCCTCGCTGCGCCACGGACTCGCGGTGTTCAACCCCGAAGGCACCGGCGCCGCCCTCGCCACGGTCGCGACACTGGCCACGCTCAGCCTGGTGCTCCCCACCTTCACCACCAGCAAGCCGGGCCCCGAGTTCTCCACGGCCCAGCTCACCTTCGCGGCACTGTCCTCACTGGCCCTGTACGGCCTGTTCGTGGCGACCCAGACCGTGCGCCACCGGGACTACTTCCTGCCGATCACCCGACTGGGCGAGGTGATCGCCGAGGACGACCACGCGGAGGCCCCGTCGGCCCGTACGGCCCGGATCAGCCTCGGACTGCTCGGCCTGGCGCTCGTCGGTGTCGTCGGCCTCGCCAAGGGCGTCTCACCCACCATCGAGTCCGGCGTCGACGCGGCCGGACTGCCGCACGCCGTCGTCGGTGTGGTCATCGCCCTGCTCGTCCTGCTGCCCGAGACCATCGCCGCCCTGCGCGCGGCCCGCCGCGACCGGGTCCAGACCAGCCTCAACCTGGCCCTCGGCTCCGCCATGGCCAGCATCGGTCTGACCATCCCGGCCGTCGCCCTGGCCTCCGTCTGGCTCTCCGGACCGCTCGTCCTCGGCCTCGGCGCCACCCATATGGTGCTGCTGGCCCTGACCGTCGTGGTGGCCTCGCTGACCGTGGTCCCGGGACGCGCGACGCCTCTGCAGGGCGGGGTCCATCTGGTGCTGTTCGCGGCGTATCTGGAGCTGGCGGTGAATCCGTAG
- a CDS encoding TerC family protein → MDVSTTLWVTTVLGLAALIAVDFFIGRKPHDVSIKEAGIWTVVWIVLAALFGLGLLVFAGGQPAGEFFAGFITEKSLSVDNLFVFVLIMAKFSVPTQYQQRVLLVGVLIALVLRAIFIAAGAAILASFAWVFYIFGAFLIYTAWKLIQEARAEESDEEWEENKLLKAAEKRFGVADRYHGTKLWIEQNGKRVMTPMLVVMLAIGTTDVLFALDSIPAIFGLTQDPYIVFTANAFALMGLRQLYFLIGGLLKKLVHLSYGLSVILGFIGVKLVLHALHESGVHVPEISIPVSLGVICAVLVITTITSLLATRKQARAEAEQQKADGAEKDSVEA, encoded by the coding sequence GTGGATGTTTCCACGACCCTGTGGGTCACGACTGTTCTGGGCCTTGCCGCCCTCATCGCGGTCGACTTCTTCATCGGCCGCAAACCCCATGACGTGTCCATCAAGGAAGCCGGAATCTGGACGGTCGTCTGGATCGTCCTGGCCGCCCTCTTCGGACTCGGGCTGCTCGTCTTCGCCGGTGGCCAGCCGGCCGGAGAGTTCTTCGCGGGCTTCATCACCGAGAAGTCGCTGAGCGTCGACAACCTCTTCGTGTTCGTCCTGATCATGGCGAAGTTCTCGGTGCCCACGCAGTACCAGCAGCGGGTGCTGCTGGTCGGTGTACTGATCGCCCTGGTGCTCCGCGCGATATTCATCGCCGCGGGCGCGGCGATCCTCGCCAGCTTCGCCTGGGTCTTCTACATCTTCGGCGCGTTCCTGATCTACACCGCCTGGAAGCTGATCCAGGAGGCCAGGGCCGAGGAGTCGGACGAGGAGTGGGAGGAGAACAAGCTCCTCAAGGCCGCCGAGAAGCGCTTCGGCGTCGCCGACCGCTACCACGGCACCAAGCTGTGGATCGAGCAGAACGGCAAGCGCGTCATGACGCCGATGCTGGTCGTGATGCTCGCCATCGGCACCACCGACGTCCTCTTCGCGCTGGACTCCATCCCCGCGATCTTCGGTCTGACCCAGGACCCGTACATCGTGTTCACGGCCAACGCGTTCGCGCTGATGGGTCTGCGACAGCTGTACTTCCTCATCGGCGGTCTGCTGAAGAAGCTGGTCCACCTGTCCTACGGCCTGTCGGTCATCCTCGGCTTCATCGGAGTGAAGCTCGTGCTGCACGCATTGCACGAGTCCGGGGTACACGTTCCCGAGATCTCCATCCCGGTGTCCCTCGGAGTGATCTGCGCGGTCCTGGTCATCACCACGATCACCAGCCTGCTCGCCACCAGGAAGCAGGCGCGGGCCGAGGCCGAGCAGCAGAAGGCCGACGGCGCGGAGAAGGACAGCGTCGAGGCCTGA
- a CDS encoding TerD family protein, whose amino-acid sequence MTAELVRGQNHPLPEVRLEIRVSAGTPIVAGATLGDEHGRVHGVEWVAHPGAPTLPGIEVPRQAAADHRLAVDLDALTPSVHRVTVLLALPSGGGGPARFGAVAAPFVAITGLDGTEVASYTLTDLEPESAVVALELYRRQGVWKVRAVGQGYAGGLAELLADQGLPGAPQLAGTIQEAVTQGLARSVAAPPPRLPDADRPRRTAAAAQGPDQTHGGTTPQGLSGSATPQQGHQPTSPYGATPPYGSMHDATRPDHASAQHGGGTAPADPSAATQPAAPTAGGPVDYNHPRRQTTAPPPPPPTAPPAQPGQPARPVAGDATGWSMEERLYNQVWGMFEDLARTTAAYRSAVDFAESRMEQELDKVLSDPRSRIGGQGDAAREAARARHAQLVDQARDALDRDLVQLRAEAEVVEPALPPAYAGWDNPVWHGYRVPMEIPMALRLGDLHLPESEGVRIPMLVRLPLERGLWIDSGRSGSSDALVDADELRSLALDTAVALAARLLAVYPPGEFTVHVIDAAGAGASALAPLTGAGVLAGPPSAGAAGVSEVLGRLTQRVDLVQMAVRGGAADALPPGFDAAEQLLIVNDFPHGFDDRAVTQLRYLADEGPAVGVHLMMVADRQEAAAYGPLLDPLWRSLMRLTPTPDDHLADPWVGHAWTYEPSSIPPGSAVLHEVLARVAEARRSWNR is encoded by the coding sequence ATGACGGCCGAGCTGGTCCGGGGGCAGAACCATCCGCTGCCCGAGGTCCGACTGGAGATCCGCGTCTCGGCCGGCACGCCGATCGTGGCCGGCGCCACGCTCGGCGACGAGCACGGCCGGGTGCACGGCGTGGAGTGGGTCGCCCACCCGGGCGCGCCCACCCTGCCGGGCATCGAGGTTCCCCGACAGGCGGCGGCCGACCACCGCCTCGCCGTGGACCTCGACGCCCTGACGCCGTCCGTGCACCGGGTGACCGTACTGCTCGCCCTGCCGTCCGGCGGCGGGGGCCCGGCACGGTTCGGCGCCGTCGCCGCCCCCTTCGTCGCGATCACCGGCCTCGACGGCACCGAGGTCGCCAGCTACACCCTCACCGACCTCGAACCGGAGTCGGCCGTCGTCGCCCTGGAGCTGTACCGCAGGCAGGGCGTCTGGAAGGTCCGCGCGGTCGGCCAGGGGTACGCGGGAGGCCTCGCCGAGCTGCTCGCCGACCAGGGCCTGCCGGGGGCCCCGCAGCTGGCCGGCACCATCCAGGAGGCCGTCACCCAGGGCCTCGCCCGCTCCGTGGCCGCGCCTCCGCCCCGGCTGCCGGACGCGGACCGCCCCCGCCGGACGGCCGCGGCCGCGCAGGGCCCCGACCAGACACACGGCGGTACGACACCGCAGGGACTGTCCGGGAGCGCGACACCTCAGCAGGGACACCAGCCCACCTCCCCGTACGGCGCGACACCCCCGTACGGCTCCATGCACGACGCCACCCGGCCCGACCACGCGTCGGCGCAGCACGGGGGCGGGACCGCCCCGGCCGACCCGTCCGCAGCCACCCAGCCCGCGGCGCCCACCGCGGGCGGCCCCGTCGACTACAACCACCCCCGCAGGCAGACCACCGCGCCGCCACCGCCCCCGCCGACCGCGCCCCCGGCCCAGCCGGGGCAGCCCGCGCGCCCCGTCGCCGGGGACGCGACCGGCTGGTCCATGGAGGAGCGGCTCTACAACCAGGTGTGGGGGATGTTCGAGGACCTCGCCCGCACCACCGCCGCGTACCGCAGCGCCGTCGACTTCGCCGAGTCGCGCATGGAACAGGAGCTGGACAAGGTCCTGTCCGACCCGCGCAGCCGTATCGGCGGCCAGGGCGACGCAGCTCGCGAGGCCGCCCGAGCCCGGCACGCCCAGCTCGTCGACCAGGCCAGGGACGCCCTCGACCGCGACCTCGTCCAGCTGCGGGCGGAGGCCGAAGTCGTCGAGCCCGCCCTGCCCCCGGCGTACGCGGGCTGGGACAACCCGGTCTGGCACGGCTACCGGGTGCCGATGGAGATCCCGATGGCCCTGCGCCTGGGCGACCTCCATCTGCCGGAGAGCGAAGGCGTGCGCATTCCGATGCTGGTCCGGCTGCCGCTGGAGCGCGGACTGTGGATCGACAGCGGCCGCTCCGGCTCCAGCGACGCGCTCGTCGACGCGGACGAACTGCGGAGCCTGGCCCTGGACACGGCCGTGGCTCTCGCCGCCCGTCTGCTCGCGGTCTACCCGCCCGGCGAGTTCACGGTGCATGTCATCGACGCCGCCGGGGCCGGTGCGTCCGCGCTGGCACCTCTGACGGGAGCAGGTGTGCTCGCCGGACCGCCCTCCGCCGGAGCGGCGGGCGTCTCGGAGGTGCTGGGACGGCTCACCCAGCGTGTCGACCTGGTGCAGATGGCGGTGCGCGGTGGCGCGGCGGACGCCCTGCCGCCCGGCTTCGACGCGGCCGAGCAACTGCTGATCGTCAACGACTTCCCGCACGGCTTCGACGACCGGGCCGTCACCCAGCTCCGCTACCTCGCGGACGAGGGCCCGGCCGTCGGCGTCCATCTGATGATGGTCGCCGACCGGCAGGAGGCCGCCGCCTACGGGCCGTTGCTCGACCCGCTGTGGCGTTCGCTGATGCGACTGACCCCCACCCCCGACGACCATCTCGCCGACCCCTGGGTCGGACACGCGTGGACGTACGAGCCGTCGAGCATTCCGCCCGGCAGCGCCGTCCTGCACGAGGTGCTCGCCCGGGTCGCGGAGGCCCGCCGCTCCTGGAACCGGTGA
- a CDS encoding TerD family protein, producing the protein MTVNMTKGQAISLQKNDGGSLTAVRMGLGWQAAPRRGLFGSRTREIDLDASAVLFADKQPVDVVFFRHLVSDDGSVRHTGDNLVGGVGQGGDDEAILVDLARVPVHIDQIVFTVNSFTGQTFQEVQNAFCRLVDETNGQELARYTLAGGGQYTAQIMAKVHRAGSGWQMTAIGTPANGRTFQDLMPAILPVL; encoded by the coding sequence GTGACCGTCAACATGACCAAGGGTCAGGCCATCAGTCTGCAGAAGAACGACGGAGGCAGCCTGACCGCGGTACGCATGGGTCTCGGCTGGCAGGCTGCCCCCAGGCGCGGCCTGTTCGGATCCCGCACCCGTGAGATCGACCTCGACGCCTCCGCCGTGCTGTTCGCGGACAAGCAGCCCGTCGACGTCGTCTTCTTCCGCCACCTGGTGAGCGACGACGGCTCCGTCCGTCACACCGGCGACAACCTGGTCGGCGGTGTGGGACAGGGCGGCGACGACGAGGCGATCCTGGTCGACCTGGCCCGGGTGCCGGTCCACATCGACCAGATCGTCTTCACCGTGAACTCCTTCACGGGCCAGACCTTCCAGGAGGTGCAGAACGCGTTCTGCCGTCTGGTCGACGAGACCAACGGCCAGGAGCTGGCGCGCTACACCCTCGCGGGCGGCGGCCAGTACACGGCCCAGATCATGGCCAAGGTGCACCGCGCAGGCTCGGGCTGGCAGATGACCGCCATCGGTACGCCCGCCAACGGCCGTACCTTCCAGGACCTCATGCCGGCGATCCTGCCGGTCCTGTAG